A DNA window from Ignavibacteriales bacterium contains the following coding sequences:
- the lepB gene encoding signal peptidase I, with product MSSKQIKADKENKATHQSWQDKIKAGLKEFAIVFGAFLVLNSFVIASFEVPTGSMENEIMTGDFLLVNKFIFGGTTPRTIPFTNIKIPAFKLPSFWNVERGDVIVFMFPGYREETEPAEFAYYLKRCIAMPGDTLQIIDRVVHVNGQRLPFPRNMKYNTSYIKPPNYSEPRIFPVGAPYNEDNYGPIRIPKKGDIINLTMNDFLKWNTFIKREGHAIEVRNGQILIDGKQTDSYQVQRDYVFGMGDNRDNSLDSRFWGFIPMESIVGTPLIVYWSWNPDISFFDLSEKLPTIRWGRLGTLVK from the coding sequence ATGAGTTCAAAACAAATAAAAGCAGACAAAGAAAATAAAGCAACACATCAAAGCTGGCAAGATAAAATAAAAGCCGGCTTAAAAGAATTTGCAATTGTCTTCGGTGCGTTTCTTGTGCTGAATAGTTTTGTAATCGCATCTTTCGAAGTTCCTACCGGATCTATGGAAAATGAAATTATGACCGGTGATTTTTTGCTCGTCAACAAATTCATCTTCGGCGGAACAACACCGCGTACAATACCATTCACCAATATTAAAATACCTGCATTCAAATTACCTTCCTTCTGGAATGTTGAACGCGGTGATGTTATAGTTTTCATGTTTCCCGGATACCGCGAAGAAACTGAACCGGCAGAATTTGCTTACTATTTGAAACGATGTATTGCCATGCCCGGTGATACTCTCCAGATTATCGATCGGGTTGTTCACGTTAATGGTCAGCGTTTACCATTTCCTCGCAATATGAAATACAATACTTCTTATATTAAACCGCCGAACTATAGCGAGCCGAGAATTTTCCCTGTCGGCGCACCATATAATGAGGATAATTACGGACCAATTCGAATTCCGAAAAAGGGAGATATCATTAATTTGACGATGAATGATTTTTTGAAATGGAATACTTTTATCAAACGCGAGGGACACGCCATCGAAGTCCGTAATGGACAAATTCTAATCGACGGAAAGCAAACCGATAGTTATCAGGTGCAGCGCGATTATGTATTCGGAATGGGAGATAACCGTGATAACAGTCTTGATAGCCGTTTTTGGGGGTTCATTCCTATGGAATCGATTGTTGGCACTCCGCTTATAGTTTATTGGTCATGGAATCCCGATATCTCGTTCTTCGATCTTTCTGAAAAGCTGCCAACTATCCGTTGGGGTCGACTTGGAACTCTCGTTAAGTGA
- the hemW gene encoding radical SAM family heme chaperone HemW, which yields MAGIYIHIPFCERKCIYCDFYSVEDHSLQSNFVSALIKEIELSDAAWLNETIETIYLGGGTPSVLSPDKINTILKIIRNRFKISEEPEVTIEINPGTIFPHYFQEYLSLGINRLSIGVQSFRDVDLQFLSRIHNEGEATETISQARKSGFDNIGIDLIYGLPTQSLDDWKGILRRAVEFTPEHISTYNLTVERQTPLFNMVQSGSVTIPDDDICGKMFRYAMRYLAESGYHHYEVSNYSLPNMASKHNSNYWTHKPYLGLGPSAHSYRNNVRWWNHRNINDYIDSLNESKAPMAESELLTRQQNLIEEIMFGLRMGSLDLIYLQNKFEIEIDSTQKLIKGMINENYIEYNGGTVNLTWDGFVFCDEIIKRFVNSLLIV from the coding sequence TTGGCTGGCATTTATATTCATATCCCATTTTGTGAACGGAAATGCATCTACTGTGATTTCTATTCGGTTGAGGATCATTCTCTTCAGAGCAATTTCGTTTCCGCTCTTATAAAAGAGATTGAATTATCGGATGCTGCCTGGCTAAATGAAACGATCGAAACAATCTATCTGGGTGGTGGAACTCCGTCGGTACTTTCTCCGGATAAAATAAATACAATTCTAAAAATCATCCGCAATCGATTTAAAATTTCAGAAGAGCCGGAAGTAACAATTGAAATTAATCCGGGCACTATTTTTCCTCACTATTTTCAAGAATATCTCTCGCTGGGTATTAATCGACTCAGCATCGGTGTTCAATCGTTCCGCGATGTTGATTTACAATTCTTGTCACGAATCCATAACGAGGGCGAGGCAACCGAAACAATTTCGCAAGCGCGCAAATCGGGATTCGATAATATCGGTATAGATCTTATTTACGGTTTACCCACTCAATCCTTGGATGATTGGAAAGGAATATTGCGACGCGCTGTTGAATTCACGCCGGAACACATCTCCACTTATAATCTTACGGTTGAACGTCAAACCCCGTTGTTCAATATGGTTCAATCGGGATCTGTAACTATTCCGGATGATGATATTTGCGGGAAGATGTTTCGTTATGCGATGCGGTACCTTGCAGAGAGTGGATATCATCATTATGAAGTTTCAAATTATTCTCTGCCGAACATGGCATCGAAGCATAACAGCAATTACTGGACGCACAAACCATATTTAGGTTTGGGACCATCAGCTCATTCATATCGTAACAATGTTCGGTGGTGGAATCATCGAAATATCAATGATTACATCGACAGTCTCAATGAAAGTAAAGCCCCGATGGCAGAATCTGAACTTTTAACTCGACAACAAAACTTGATTGAAGAGATAATGTTCGGGTTAAGGATGGGATCGTTAGATCTGATTTATCTTCAAAATAAGTTTGAAATTGAAATCGATTCTACGCAAAAATTGATAAAAGGCATGATCAACGAAAATTATATCGAATATAATGGTGGAACCGTAAACTTAACCTGGGATGGATTCGTGTTTTGCGATGAAATTATCAAACGTTTTGTCAACTCACTCTTAATTGTGTAG
- a CDS encoding DUF2723 domain-containing protein, whose amino-acid sequence MFEIKLNRYVAGCVFFVTLLVYILTLSRTVVFWDVGEFIAAAVLLQVPHPPGSPLFILLGRIASQIPTFADIAARVHIMSATASVIGILFTYLVSVKLIIHLRGAILSTSDRIITYGSSVIAALALAFSTTYWANSIEAEVYGLSMFFTTAIIWLALRWSEKSDEPHNEKYILLIAYLVGLSVGVHLLAVLTIFPVLMIVYFKRYEFNRKSFIRFGIISLIIFFVIYPGVVQFLPSMLDGEFKGIRSDILPFIPPVAIIAAAYGVFRASQKKQKMMQVALLSFLLIVLGYTTYILVIMRANVDNLPMNENAPHDLAGLTSYLGREQYGDTPMLKGESWNNETQGFVQKYFPRRWSPEDMHRPTRENYKSDGDFFWNYQTNHMFTRYVLWNFVGAEGDWQDAGVGWKDTWGIPLFISLFGIYFHFKKDWKMALVFLAMFIIMGVVLAWYQNQQDPQPRERDYFYVGAYYVMAIWIALGIVGLIDLLRKKVKEQKTFTTAASGIIALSLVAIPLNLLRVNWHEHDRSRNYIAWDYSYNLLQSCEPNSILFTNGDNDTFPLWYLQDVEGVRRDVRIVNLSLVNTSWYIKQLKNQMPHGTPKVPISLSDGQIDRITPRAWKPQQLELPVSADIINRYDSVDRPRMPQLQLADSSVLKEGKITFTMNGIPYQQDVRILRVQDILTWEIIRANRWERPIHFAVTCSPDSKIGLDNYLWMQGLTYKLKPRKVPQGGMGIDYDIMANQLMADNVIPAKTPQPGYLYRELNDPSVYYDENVQRMVMNYRFNFIRLAEVAMREKNNRDEAKRIMERMEKIIPIDVVPNLEMRISAYVMNLFNQLNDTTYAEKYSKILEVAALDMINKNRVDAQDPSLPYQVLLDIYDRRKNYSAALDLMNQLTAKYPGDPQLKSRIQFYEQMVKGQSTVDSTKPQ is encoded by the coding sequence ATGTTTGAAATTAAATTAAATCGTTACGTTGCCGGGTGTGTATTCTTTGTAACTTTATTGGTTTATATTTTAACTCTTTCGAGAACTGTAGTCTTCTGGGATGTTGGTGAATTCATCGCAGCCGCTGTTTTACTGCAGGTTCCACATCCGCCTGGTTCACCACTGTTTATACTACTCGGTCGAATAGCATCTCAAATACCCACGTTTGCGGATATTGCTGCTCGTGTTCACATTATGTCGGCAACTGCGAGCGTTATTGGCATCTTATTCACGTACCTTGTGAGTGTTAAACTCATTATACATTTACGTGGCGCAATATTATCTACATCGGATAGGATAATTACATACGGATCCTCGGTCATCGCAGCTCTTGCTCTTGCATTCAGCACAACTTATTGGGCAAACTCAATTGAAGCCGAAGTTTACGGATTAAGCATGTTTTTTACAACAGCTATTATATGGCTTGCATTGAGATGGTCTGAAAAATCTGATGAACCTCATAATGAGAAATATATTTTATTGATTGCATATCTGGTAGGTTTATCAGTAGGAGTTCATCTATTAGCTGTACTTACAATATTTCCTGTTTTGATGATCGTTTATTTCAAACGATACGAATTTAATAGAAAATCGTTTATAAGATTCGGAATTATTTCGCTGATAATTTTCTTTGTAATCTATCCGGGCGTTGTTCAATTCCTTCCATCTATGCTCGATGGGGAATTCAAAGGTATCCGTAGCGACATACTACCGTTCATTCCGCCGGTTGCCATAATTGCAGCCGCATACGGTGTTTTCCGGGCTTCGCAGAAAAAACAAAAAATGATGCAGGTTGCGCTGCTTTCATTTCTATTAATTGTTCTTGGGTACACAACTTATATTCTTGTTATCATGCGCGCGAACGTTGACAATTTGCCAATGAACGAGAATGCTCCGCATGATCTCGCCGGACTTACAAGTTACCTCGGTCGTGAACAGTATGGCGATACTCCGATGCTGAAAGGAGAAAGTTGGAATAATGAAACTCAAGGTTTCGTCCAAAAATATTTCCCGCGCCGCTGGTCTCCCGAAGACATGCACAGACCTACGCGCGAAAATTACAAGAGTGACGGAGACTTCTTCTGGAATTATCAAACCAACCATATGTTCACCAGGTACGTATTATGGAATTTTGTCGGTGCTGAAGGTGATTGGCAAGATGCGGGGGTGGGTTGGAAGGATACGTGGGGAATACCGTTGTTCATTTCTCTTTTCGGGATCTATTTCCACTTTAAAAAAGATTGGAAAATGGCTCTTGTATTTTTAGCGATGTTCATTATCATGGGTGTCGTTCTTGCATGGTATCAAAATCAGCAAGATCCCCAACCCCGCGAACGTGATTATTTTTACGTTGGAGCTTATTATGTAATGGCGATATGGATAGCTTTAGGTATTGTCGGGTTGATTGATTTACTCAGAAAAAAAGTAAAAGAGCAAAAAACATTTACAACAGCGGCATCGGGTATTATAGCTCTATCTCTTGTTGCAATTCCATTGAACCTTTTGCGTGTGAATTGGCATGAGCATGACAGGAGCAGAAACTACATTGCGTGGGATTATTCTTACAATTTACTCCAGAGTTGCGAACCAAATTCCATTTTATTTACGAACGGAGATAACGACACATTCCCGCTATGGTATCTACAAGATGTCGAGGGAGTGCGCCGTGACGTCAGAATTGTCAACCTCAGTTTGGTGAATACATCCTGGTATATTAAGCAATTGAAAAATCAGATGCCTCATGGTACGCCGAAAGTTCCAATCTCCTTAAGCGACGGTCAAATCGATAGGATTACACCGCGCGCATGGAAACCGCAGCAACTTGAATTGCCGGTTTCAGCTGATATAATTAATCGTTACGATTCTGTGGATCGTCCGCGGATGCCTCAACTTCAACTCGCCGATTCCAGTGTGTTGAAAGAAGGGAAGATCACTTTCACGATGAACGGTATCCCGTATCAGCAGGATGTTAGAATACTCCGGGTGCAGGATATATTAACATGGGAAATTATCCGTGCTAACCGTTGGGAAAGACCGATTCACTTTGCAGTCACTTGCTCTCCCGATTCGAAAATAGGTCTTGATAATTATCTCTGGATGCAAGGTTTGACGTATAAGTTGAAACCGCGCAAGGTCCCACAGGGTGGAATGGGAATTGATTACGACATCATGGCAAATCAATTGATGGCTGATAATGTTATTCCGGCAAAAACTCCTCAACCCGGTTATTTATACAGGGAATTAAACGATCCATCGGTATATTATGATGAGAATGTACAGCGTATGGTGATGAATTACAGGTTCAACTTCATTCGTCTGGCGGAGGTTGCGATGCGCGAAAAAAATAATCGTGATGAAGCGAAGCGAATCATGGAAAGAATGGAAAAGATCATTCCAATAGATGTGGTCCCGAATCTTGAGATGCGAATCAGCGCGTATGTGATGAACCTGTTCAATCAATTGAATGATACTACGTACGCTGAAAAATATTCCAAGATACTCGAGGTTGCCGCTCTCGACATGATTAATAAAAATCGTGTTGATGCACAGGATCCATCGCTGCCGTATCAAGTTCTATTAGATATATATGACAGGCGAAAAAATTATTCCGCCGCGCTCGATTTAATGAATCAGCTTACGGCAAAATATCCGGGTGATCCACAGTTAAAATCACGGATACAATTTTACGAACAAATGGTTAAAGGGCAGAGCACTGTCGACAGCACCAAGCCCCAATAG
- a CDS encoding glycosyltransferase family 4 protein has translation MKILIFNWQDIKNPLGGGAEVHLHQIFSRVAKMGHEVTLYCSSFEGAPSMETIDGIKIIREGGRNLFNLYVPWRYFTRFRKERFDLVIDDMNKIPFFTPLYVREPLFFIIHHLFDKSIFRETSFPVALYVYLMEKLGVAVAKWKKIPLMVVSESTKQEMLRHGYRRDDITFAFNCVDHKVHYLPSVVRKSKNLIGYFGRLKKYKSVDHLLQAFVRIKRELPDASLVIVGDGDYRLQLESLANALGISSSVRFTGYVSEEEKVRLLQEMLFMVNTSAKEGWGLTVIEANACGTPVVGSNVPGLRDAIKNDETGLLYEYGNIEELSYKMLSLLKDEMLRKKLTEGAIAWSKTFDWDVVAQQTIEIMQKRIS, from the coding sequence ATGAAAATATTAATTTTCAATTGGCAGGATATAAAAAATCCGCTCGGGGGCGGCGCGGAAGTCCATCTCCATCAAATATTTTCCCGTGTCGCTAAAATGGGACATGAAGTTACACTTTATTGTTCATCGTTCGAAGGTGCACCTTCGATGGAAACGATAGACGGAATTAAGATTATACGAGAAGGAGGGAGGAATCTGTTTAATCTGTACGTTCCGTGGCGTTACTTTACACGATTCAGAAAAGAACGGTTCGATCTGGTAATCGACGATATGAACAAAATTCCTTTTTTCACTCCGCTTTACGTCCGTGAACCATTATTCTTTATCATCCACCACCTGTTCGATAAAAGTATTTTCAGGGAAACATCTTTTCCCGTGGCGCTGTACGTGTATTTGATGGAAAAACTCGGAGTTGCGGTTGCGAAATGGAAAAAAATTCCTTTGATGGTCGTATCTGAAAGTACCAAACAAGAAATGTTGAGACATGGGTATAGAAGGGATGATATAACTTTCGCCTTTAATTGTGTCGATCATAAGGTGCACTATCTTCCTAGCGTTGTTCGGAAATCGAAAAACCTTATTGGTTACTTCGGGCGTTTGAAAAAATATAAATCTGTGGATCATTTATTGCAGGCATTCGTTCGGATTAAACGTGAACTCCCCGATGCCTCTCTCGTGATCGTTGGAGACGGAGATTACCGCTTACAGTTAGAATCGCTCGCGAATGCTCTGGGAATTTCTTCCTCAGTCCGTTTTACGGGATATGTAAGCGAGGAAGAAAAAGTCAGATTACTTCAGGAAATGTTATTTATGGTTAACACATCTGCGAAAGAGGGATGGGGGTTGACCGTGATTGAGGCGAATGCGTGCGGAACTCCGGTCGTCGGCAGTAACGTTCCGGGCTTACGCGATGCGATAAAAAATGATGAGACAGGTTTGCTTTACGAATATGGGAATATCGAGGAACTTTCATATAAAATGCTCTCGCTCTTAAAGGATGAAATGTTGCGCAAAAAGCTCACTGAAGGGGCGATCGCATGGTCGAAGACTTTCGATTGGGATGTAGTTGCGCAACAAACCATCGAGATAATGCAAAAGCGGATATCTTAG
- a CDS encoding glycosyltransferase family 4 protein has product MSLRSYIKVLLVSAFDAPFIQDDVKTIENKFILKKRIGHGLPALVKIVFNTLTTDVLFCWFASVYSFVGVFVGKMIDIKTIVVVGGVDAVKDSELGYGIWLNPWKAKLVRYVFRNATYILVVDPSLKESAISLAEYNGENIRFVPTGYDPDFWKPLGEKEKIVLTVAAVDDETTFRRKGIDTLIESAKHLPNIQFIVVGVNENISAKINLPQNFRFIPKVPRENLLPFYQKAKVYCQPSRHEGLPNALCEAMLCGCYPIATNVNGNPTALGDTGILIPVSDPEKLTAAILTGLSADSGEGIRARARIVSLFPKSKRANEIIRFIETENK; this is encoded by the coding sequence ATGTCTTTGAGATCGTATATAAAAGTACTTCTCGTATCGGCATTTGATGCTCCTTTCATTCAGGATGATGTTAAGACAATTGAAAATAAATTTATTCTCAAGAAACGAATCGGGCACGGACTACCGGCGCTGGTAAAGATCGTCTTCAACACTCTAACGACGGATGTACTGTTTTGTTGGTTCGCATCGGTTTATTCATTCGTTGGTGTTTTTGTCGGTAAGATGATAGATATAAAAACAATCGTTGTTGTTGGAGGAGTTGATGCGGTAAAAGATTCGGAATTAGGATATGGAATTTGGCTCAATCCCTGGAAAGCTAAATTAGTTCGATATGTTTTCAGGAATGCGACCTACATATTAGTCGTCGATCCCTCTCTTAAAGAATCGGCAATTTCCTTAGCAGAATATAACGGAGAGAACATTAGATTTGTGCCGACAGGATATGATCCGGATTTTTGGAAACCCCTCGGTGAAAAAGAGAAAATCGTGTTGACTGTTGCCGCTGTGGACGATGAAACTACATTCCGCCGCAAAGGTATCGATACTTTGATCGAATCGGCGAAACATTTACCGAATATTCAATTTATTGTTGTAGGTGTGAATGAAAATATTTCAGCAAAGATAAATCTGCCGCAGAATTTTCGTTTCATACCGAAAGTACCGAGAGAAAATCTTCTTCCATTCTACCAAAAGGCGAAAGTATATTGTCAGCCATCACGGCATGAAGGATTACCTAACGCTTTGTGCGAAGCTATGCTGTGCGGTTGTTACCCGATTGCGACGAATGTAAATGGAAATCCAACGGCGCTTGGAGATACGGGTATTCTGATACCTGTTTCCGATCCAGAAAAATTGACGGCTGCGATTCTCACCGGTTTATCCGCCGACTCGGGGGAAGGAATTCGCGCGCGGGCGCGAATAGTTTCTCTATTCCCAAAATCGAAAAGAGCCAATGAGATTATCCGTTTTATTGAGACGGAGAATAAATGA
- a CDS encoding flippase, translating to MKRLSKNVIAITGSDMARRLIGFLTIAYLTRHISVDQFGIINIGFTILTYGLLASSFGLNTYGARAIARGHSTGIVGDILSVRSIASAIVLMIIFICSFIFITDKSTLMVISVMSIAVVPYALMLDWFFQGKERMEVIGAARFIAAVVYFSVVIFFVRSTEHIIWVAIGSLISDTLSVCLIWFIFRKDYAEYPPKFNFENAGSIIKSSFPMGIGSMLAAITMNLPTIIIGLFLSNYDVGIYSAAQKFVFFLLMIDRIIGTIFLPASSRILAETPNILSSVLAQAKKWIVVLSIPICVGGTILSDEIIITVFGGSYAASSNVFRILIWFFFATVLHTIYSSGMLAIGQEKIYSKVMILSAIFYSISIILGTLIFGVPGAAGGMVVAETATLMMMMTLLKKHLNVESNGSLGKILLSVIVMGAVVYILPVLPLIVVILIGAIIYGTMLFLSKAITPVEIRTMISRFV from the coding sequence ATGAAACGTCTCTCGAAAAATGTAATCGCAATTACGGGAAGTGACATGGCGCGCCGCCTCATTGGCTTTTTGACTATTGCATATCTGACCCGCCACATCTCGGTCGATCAATTCGGAATTATCAATATCGGATTTACGATTTTAACCTATGGGTTACTGGCAAGTTCATTTGGATTAAACACTTACGGAGCGCGCGCTATCGCCCGCGGTCATTCAACCGGTATTGTCGGCGACATTCTCTCCGTGCGTTCCATTGCCAGTGCCATTGTTTTGATGATCATTTTCATTTGTTCTTTTATCTTTATAACAGATAAGTCAACACTAATGGTTATTTCTGTGATGTCGATTGCGGTTGTTCCCTACGCGCTAATGCTTGATTGGTTTTTTCAGGGTAAAGAAAGAATGGAAGTTATCGGTGCCGCAAGATTTATCGCGGCTGTGGTTTATTTTAGTGTCGTAATATTCTTCGTTCGTTCAACTGAGCATATTATTTGGGTTGCTATCGGTTCTCTCATATCCGATACTTTATCTGTTTGTTTGATATGGTTCATCTTTCGTAAAGATTACGCTGAATATCCCCCAAAGTTTAATTTTGAAAATGCCGGTTCAATTATCAAATCCTCCTTCCCGATGGGAATCGGCTCGATGCTCGCGGCGATCACCATGAATCTACCTACGATTATTATAGGGTTATTTCTCTCCAACTACGACGTCGGAATTTACAGCGCCGCTCAAAAATTCGTTTTCTTTCTGTTAATGATAGATCGAATAATCGGGACAATATTTTTACCTGCGTCATCAAGAATACTTGCAGAGACGCCGAACATATTATCCTCCGTTCTTGCTCAGGCAAAGAAGTGGATCGTTGTGTTATCGATTCCTATCTGTGTCGGGGGAACTATCCTATCCGATGAGATCATTATCACCGTCTTCGGTGGGTCTTATGCCGCCTCGTCAAATGTGTTTCGCATACTTATCTGGTTCTTCTTTGCTACCGTACTGCACACAATATATTCATCAGGTATGTTAGCTATTGGGCAAGAAAAAATATACAGCAAGGTAATGATACTTAGTGCAATATTTTATTCCATTTCGATCATTTTAGGAACTTTAATATTCGGTGTGCCGGGTGCGGCTGGCGGTATGGTGGTTGCAGAAACCGCGACATTAATGATGATGATGACTCTGTTGAAGAAGCATCTGAATGTGGAATCAAACGGCAGTCTGGGTAAAATATTATTATCCGTGATCGTAATGGGTGCCGTCGTATACATTCTTCCCGTACTACCTCTCATCGTGGTGATTCTGATTGGAGCGATAATTTATGGCACGATGTTATTTCTCTCGAAAGCGATAACGCCAGTCGAAATTCGAACAATGATCTCACGATTTGTATGA
- a CDS encoding polysaccharide deacetylase family protein: MKINVGIIGLKTYSWKLILEQVGVPFSIAEDKISIEEFSCLIVTDEFHEKDITRLRSYLSQGGSLICSAKLFSRLTGQNCTKRYVKYILGEKDAPFFKSGFADIEAECLIPQNANRFKTNSGKASVYVGEYGGGHVVVLPFDPETVHTGWKSVRKSFYSVEKRLPHERVSLTAKGEIFRLASGALEYLHICRNIPYIHKWYLPKNFPSVFNWRIDTDGSSLNDVEKLYDVLKENNIPATWFVDGKSQESHLSIFRRMEDQEIGLHAYEHKIFDDFDDIIADMNRGKELFLVNGMNCQSFAAPYGRWDKSIAKAINESDFVYSSEFSYDYDNLPSYPVGNGESFTLQIPVHPICIGSLKRQGFSEKSMIDYFINIVNKKFNNHEPIFLYHHPRDNNAPVVRSIFNMIKQIGVPRLQLIDYGRWWKRRNSVQFKADIVDGTVLINADQFQDDVWIRILFPDGTESLVAMNKIIQLHAIRKTEKFSDHDIIDDIERIRRFNPRICLNKIEDYISSLLKPMS, from the coding sequence ATGAAGATAAATGTTGGTATTATAGGTCTGAAGACTTACAGTTGGAAATTGATCCTTGAACAAGTAGGTGTACCTTTCTCAATCGCTGAAGATAAAATTTCTATCGAGGAATTTAGCTGCTTAATCGTAACCGATGAATTCCATGAAAAAGATATCACGCGACTTCGATCATATTTGAGTCAGGGGGGCAGTCTGATTTGTTCGGCGAAATTATTTTCACGATTGACCGGCCAGAATTGCACAAAGAGATATGTGAAATATATATTAGGGGAGAAGGACGCGCCATTTTTTAAATCCGGGTTTGCCGATATTGAAGCTGAATGTTTGATTCCACAAAATGCAAACAGATTTAAAACGAATTCAGGAAAAGCATCCGTGTATGTTGGGGAATACGGCGGCGGACATGTTGTTGTTCTTCCGTTCGATCCTGAAACTGTTCATACCGGATGGAAGTCGGTCCGGAAATCATTCTATTCGGTAGAAAAGAGACTACCACACGAAAGGGTATCATTAACAGCTAAAGGGGAAATATTTCGCTTAGCGAGCGGAGCGCTTGAATATCTTCATATCTGCCGGAACATTCCATACATCCATAAATGGTACCTCCCAAAAAATTTTCCATCTGTTTTTAATTGGCGTATCGATACTGATGGATCATCTCTGAACGATGTGGAAAAATTATATGATGTTTTAAAAGAAAATAATATACCCGCTACATGGTTCGTCGATGGTAAAAGTCAGGAATCTCATCTATCCATATTTCGCAGAATGGAAGATCAGGAGATAGGTTTACACGCATATGAGCATAAAATTTTTGATGACTTCGACGACATCATCGCCGATATGAATCGCGGAAAAGAATTGTTCCTTGTAAACGGAATGAATTGTCAAAGTTTTGCGGCGCCGTATGGCAGATGGGATAAATCAATAGCGAAAGCGATTAATGAAAGTGACTTTGTTTATTCATCGGAATTTTCATATGATTATGACAATCTTCCGTCGTATCCGGTGGGCAACGGTGAAAGTTTTACGTTGCAAATCCCGGTTCATCCAATTTGCATCGGGAGCTTGAAACGCCAAGGATTCAGCGAAAAATCGATGATCGATTATTTTATTAATATCGTTAATAAAAAATTTAACAATCATGAACCGATATTTTTATATCACCATCCCCGCGACAATAATGCCCCGGTTGTGCGATCCATTTTCAATATGATAAAACAAATTGGTGTTCCACGTTTACAATTGATTGATTATGGACGGTGGTGGAAAAGAAGAAACTCTGTTCAGTTTAAAGCTGATATAGTAGATGGAACTGTTCTAATTAATGCTGATCAATTTCAAGATGATGTATGGATACGGATTCTCTTCCCCGATGGAACGGAATCGTTGGTAGCTATGAATAAAATTATACAACTTCATGCTATCCGAAAGACTGAAAAATTTTCAGACCATGATATTATCGATGATATTGAACGGATACGGAGATTCAATCCACGAATTTGTTTAAATAAGATAGAAGATTATATTTCTTCATTATTAAAGCCAATGTCATGA
- a CDS encoding glycosyltransferase: MNICLASYQSVMMLKGGPRTQILQTANGLKKLGVQISYFETWNEMDRLKIDLIHLFGANIGTYHLAREIHKVGIPMVISPIFYSLHSSKYINAALFGDKYLRKLFQGFWSDYGILSDICTWAKMVFPNTQSESTLLKVGLNVPASKIRLIPNGVDPRFQNCTGELFRNKYGVDNFILNVGHIGPERKNVLRLIRAVKDLDVPTVIIGRIEDNTYGRICLEEARANSRILIIDSLPNDSDLLSSAYAACSCFVLPSLFETPGIAALEAGLAGAKIVITKHGGTTEYFGSHAEYVDPLSIDSIRQGILRALTEEKSVDLQTHIKNEYLWDRIAQKTFKIYDQLLSKK, translated from the coding sequence ATGAATATCTGTCTTGCATCATATCAAAGTGTGATGATGTTGAAGGGTGGTCCCCGGACTCAGATATTGCAAACCGCGAATGGTTTGAAAAAACTCGGGGTTCAAATCTCTTATTTTGAGACTTGGAATGAAATGGATCGATTAAAAATCGATCTCATACATTTATTTGGAGCGAATATTGGTACATATCATCTAGCCCGTGAAATCCATAAGGTGGGAATACCGATGGTAATCAGTCCGATATTTTATTCACTGCATTCAAGCAAATATATCAATGCTGCTTTATTTGGTGACAAATATTTGAGGAAGCTATTTCAAGGATTTTGGTCGGATTATGGCATACTTTCCGATATTTGTACCTGGGCGAAAATGGTATTCCCGAACACTCAGAGCGAAAGCACATTGTTGAAAGTTGGATTGAATGTACCTGCCTCGAAGATTCGGCTGATACCGAATGGAGTTGATCCGCGTTTCCAAAATTGCACCGGTGAATTGTTCCGGAACAAGTACGGTGTAGATAATTTTATTTTAAATGTCGGTCATATCGGTCCTGAACGTAAAAATGTACTCCGGTTGATTAGGGCAGTGAAGGATTTGGATGTCCCGACCGTTATCATCGGCAGAATCGAAGATAATACTTATGGAAGGATTTGTCTGGAAGAGGCAAGAGCCAATTCTCGTATTCTGATAATTGATTCATTACCAAATGATTCAGATTTATTGTCTTCTGCATATGCAGCATGCAGTTGTTTTGTATTGCCGTCATTATTTGAAACTCCCGGTATTGCCGCGCTTGAAGCAGGACTCGCAGGGGCTAAAATTGTGATTACCAAACATGGCGGTACAACTGAATATTTCGGATCTCATGCTGAATATGTTGATCCACTTTCAATCGATAGCATACGTCAAGGAATTTTGCGCGCACTCACTGAAGAAAAATCTGTTGATCTCCAAACGCATATAAAAAATGAATATTTGTGGGATCGGATCGCTCAAAAGACTTTCAAGATATATGATCAGTTATTATCGAAAAAATAA